A stretch of Bubalus bubalis isolate 160015118507 breed Murrah chromosome 19, NDDB_SH_1, whole genome shotgun sequence DNA encodes these proteins:
- the LOC123465179 gene encoding basic proline-rich protein-like: MHTSTPHHAPQTWAPGGPGLSCKTLPGAPPASPQGQEREELRSRTTDAYLRLPPTPGPAGRTHPRETLGSDPLPLGCGSGSAHRDPAPPPMASAGRTHPRETPAASCDCPDPSPWPRPRDPAPPPPAPASKTLGPPRPAVTAPTRAPGPVRGTQPHPLQPPPARPLGPRGRL; this comes from the exons ATGCACACGTCCACGCCGCACCACGCTCCGCAGACCTGGGCACCAGGGGGCCCCGGCCTGTCCTGCAAGACCCTACCTGGAGCACCGCCCGCCTCTCCCCAAGGACAAGAGCGTGAGG AGCTGAGGAGCCGCACCACGGACGCCTACCTCCGGCTGCCACCCACGCCAGGCCCCGCAGGCAGGACTCACCCTCGCGAGACCCTCGGCTCCGACCCACTGCCCCTCGGGTGTGGCTCTGGCTCCGCACACAGGGACCCAGCCCCGCCCCCGATGGCCTCCGCAGGCAGGACTCACCCACGCGAGACCCCCGCGGCCAGCTGTGACTGCCCCGACCCGAGCCCCTGGCCCCGTCCGAGggacccagccccaccccctccagcccCCGCCAGCAAGACCCTTGGGCCCCCGCGGCCGGCTGTGACTGCCCCCACCCGAGCCCCTGGCCCCGTCCGAGggacccagccccaccccctccagcccCCGCCAGCAAGACCCTTGGGCCCCCGCGGCCGGCTGTGA
- the LOC102394760 gene encoding tubulin polymerization-promoting protein yields MADSRPKPAKPANKTPPKSPGEPAKDKAAKRLSLEAEGSGEGAAAAGAELSALEEAFRKFAVHGDARASGREMHGKNWSKLCRDCQVIDGRSVTVTDVDIVFSKIKGKSCRTITFEQFKEALEELAKKRFKDKSAEEAVREVHKLIEGKAPIISGVTKAISSPTVSRLTDTSKFTGSHKERFDPSGRGKGRAGRVDLVDESGYVPGYKHAGTYDQKVQGGK; encoded by the exons ATGGCTGACAGCAGGCCCAAGCCCGCCAAGCCCGCCAACAAGACGCCCCCCAAGTCCCCGGGGGAGCCCGCCAAGGACAAGGCAGCCAAGAGGCTGTCGCTCGAGGCAGAAGGGTCCGGCGAGGGGGCGGCCGCGGCGGGCGCGGAGCTCAGCGCCCTGGAGGAGGCCTTCCGGAAGTTCGCGGTGCACGGGGACGCCCGGGCGTCGGGCCGGGAGATGCACGGCAAGAACTGGTCCAAGCTGTGCCGGGACTGCCAGGTGATCGACGGCCGGAGCGTGACCGTCACTGACGTGGACATCGTCTTCAGCAAGATCAA GGGCAAGTCCTGCAGGACCATCACGTTCGAGCAGTTCAAGGAGGCACTGGAGGAGCTCGCCAAGAAGAGATTCAAAGACAAGAGCGCGGAGGAGGCTGTCAGGGAGGTGCACAAGCTCATCGAGGGCAAGGCCCCCATCATCTCGGGGGTGACG AAAGCCATCTCCTCGCCCACTGTGTCACGGCTCACGGACACCAGCAAGTTCACGGGCTCCCACAAGGAGCGCTTTGACCCGTCAGGCAGGGGCAAGGGCCGGGCGGGCCGCGTGGACCTCGTGGATGAGTCGGGCTACGTGCCAGGCTACAAGCACGCAGGCACCTATGACCAGAAGGTGCAGGGGGGCAAGTAG